The region CCATATCCACACTGCACTTCATCAGCTATAAACACTGCTCCATACTTTGTAGTTAAGCTTTTGATCTTCGCTAAGAAGCTATCTGTAGCTACCTTAATACCTCCTACACCTTGAATTGCTTCAATAATAACTGCTGTAACTTCATCGCCATAAGCCGCAAATGCTGTTTCAAGCGCTTGTTCATCATTAAATGGTAAGAACACGATATTATCCGTTTGATTCACTGGAGCAACTATCTTTGGGTTGTCAGTAGCTGATACCGCAAGAGATGTTCTACCGTGAAACGCCTTGTCAAAAGCGATTACTTTCTTCTTTCCATTGTAAAAAGAAGCTAACTTTAAAGCATTTTCATTTGCTTCAGCACCAGAATTACACAAGAATAATTGGTATTTATCTAATCCTGCTACTTCTCCTAATAAAGCAGCTAACTCCTGCTGAAGAGGAATTTCTATCGAATTAGAATAGAATCCTATTTTATTTAATTGGTCTGTTACCCTTTTCACATAGTGTGGATGTGTGTGTCCAATAGAGATCACAGCGTGTCCACCATATAAATCTAAGTACTCTTGACCTTTGTTGTCATATACATAACTCCCTTGACCTCTTACTATTTCGATAGGGTTTAGGGGATATACATCATATAATTTCATCATAATTACTTCTCTTTAGAAAGCCGAAGCTTTAAGTTGTAAACCTGTATTCTCTTCTAATCCGAATAACAAGTTCATATTTTGAACAGCTTGTCCACTTGCCCCTTTTAATAGGTTATCTATAGCACTCGTTATCAACACATCATTACCTTCCTTCACAATAGACACAAGGCATTTATTGGTATTAACTACTTGCTTTAAATCAATTCCTTTCTTGCTAACATGCGTAAAAGGATGAGGTGCATAGTAGTTAGTATACATTGCGTAAAGCTCTTCTACTGATAAAGTCGATTCAAACATCACACTTGCAAATATCCCTCTCGCAAAATCTCCACGTTCAGGTATAAACTTGATGTTCTTTACATAATCAAGCTGTAGCTGTACAAGGCTTTCTCCTATCTCATTTAAATGTTGGTGAGTGAATGCTTTATATACTGATACATTATTCGCTCTCCAGCTAAAGTGAGAAGTAGAAGATAAACTCTGTCCTGCTCCTGTAGATCCTGTCAGCGCATTGATATAAACAGACTCAGGCAACTTACCTGCATCAGCTAATGGCAATAACGCCAACTGTAATGCTGTAGCAAAACAACCCGGATTAGCGATATAATGTGCCTTCTTTATCTTCTCTTTATTCAACTCAGGCAATCCATAAACGAACTCACCTGCTGTCTCTTTTAATCTAAAATCCTGACTAAGGTCAATGATCTTGATCTCTTTATCTATCTTATTCTCTGCTAAGAATACTTTAGAATCACCATGTCCCATACACAAGAACAATACATCTATATCGTCCATCAACACATTAGTAAAGTGCAAATCCGTATCGCCAAATAAGTCGCTGTGTACATCATACACAGGCTTACCCGCACTACTGTTAGAGTGTACAAAGGCAATCTCTACTGCGGGATGAGGTAGCAATAAACGCAATAACTCTCCTCCTGTATAACCTGCACCCCCTACTATTCCTACTTTTATCTCTTGCATATTATTCTTGGTCTTGGTTATTAACTTTATGCCAAATCATTACTTGGTTTCCGAATATCTTAGAGAACCCTTTTACGTCCTCACCTGACCAAGCATTATTCATCTCTCCGTAGCTACCAAATTTATTAGACATTAGGTCATGTGCTGACTCTATACCTATCACTACGAAACGATGTGGGTGCAACTCTACGATCACTTTACCACTTACAGTCTGCTGTGTACTCGTTAAGAATGCTTCCATATCTCTCATCACTGGATCGTGAAATTGTCCTTCGTGTAGGTAGTTACCGTAGAAAGAAGCCAACTGCTCTTTCCAACTTAGTTGCCATTTTGTCAACGTGTGCTTCTCTAAAGTGTGGTGTGCTTTTACAAGGATGATAGGTCCTGCTGCCTCAAAACCAACTCTTCCTTTGATCCCGATAATCGTATCCCCTACGTGAATATCTCTACCGATACCAAATGGTTGAGCCATATCTTGCAACTGTTGGATGACCTCAGTAGGTTTAAGTTTCTTACCATTTAACGCCACAGGCTCCCCTTTTTCAAATTCGATTTCCACTGTTTCAGGAGTTGATTTTGTAATCGGTGTAGGCCATGCCGCCTCAGGTAAATATAGATTAGAAGTTAGGGTTTCTTTTCCTCCTACTGAAGTTCCCCATAATCCTTTATTAATTGAATATTTAGCTTTCTCTGCATTGATTTCGACACCGTGTTTTTGTAAAAACGCAATCTCTTTCTCTCTGCTTAATTTTAGATCTCTAATCGGCGTAATAATCTGAACATTAGGCACTAATATATTAAAGATCATATCGAAACGCACTTGGTCATTTCCAGCTCCTGTACTACCGTGAGCCACTGCCTCAGCACCAATCTTCTTAGCGTAGTTAGCGATAGCTGTAGCCTGGCATACACGCTCTGCACTCACTGATAATGGATAAGTCGCATTCTTTAAAACGTTTCCGAATATCAAGTATTTCACACTGTCATTATAGTAATCTTCCGTTTCGTCTATAGTCTTGTGAGATGCTACACCTAAAGCAAAAGCTCTCTCCTCAATAGCTTTAACCTCTTCTGCATCAAATCCTCCAGTGTTAACTGCTACAGAGTGTACCTCATACCCTAATTCTTCTTTTAAATAAATTACACAGAAACTAGTGTCTAATCCTCCACTAAATGCTAATACTACTTTTTTATTGTTCATGATCGATGTGTTTAAAAATTAAAATAGATTTGTTTTTTTGACTGTTTTCTTTAATTGCAATTGCAATCTTTTAAGCAAAGAGACTTTCTTTTGCATGTTCTTAAGTCGCTCTTTTGCTTTGGTCTTTTGGTCTATTTTATTCCGAAGCTCCTTTTCTTTGTCTTCAGGGTTCCAAAGCATTGCTGTACACAGACAGTTCTTCTTTTCCTTACTTTGTAATATTTGGAAGTTCACACAGCTCTCACACCCTTTCCAGAATGTCTCATCTTGAGTTAATTCTGAATAAGGAACAGGTTCATACCCTAAATCTGAGTTGATCTTCATTACAGCAAAACCAGTAGTTAAGCCGAATATTTTAGCCTTTGGATATTTTGTTCTCGATAGGTCGAATACGCATTTCTTAATCGCTTTAGCCAATCCCTCTTTTCTAAAAACAGGATTAACAATCAGTCCAGAATTGGCTACATAATCACCGTGACTCCAAGTCTCGATGTAGCAAAAACCAGCCCAAGTACCATCTACATGTAGGGCGATAACAGCCTTACCTTCAACCATTTTATTGGCAACGTACTCTGGTTTTCTTCTAGCGATACCAGTCCCTCTAGCTAGAGCAGACTGAGCCATTTCTTCACAAATTTGTTCCGCATATCCTACGTGTGTTTCATTCGCAGGAATAACGATAAACTGACTTGAATTCATTTCAAAACAAGTGATTAAGAATCAAACGAGTCAAGGTATTAATACCAAATAGGTACAATAATCCTCAGACTGTATGAAAAAGCATTAAAAATCAATGATATATGTACAGATATAATGCCAAAAAAGACATTATATCTAAAAAAGGCTAAAAAAGATTAAGCCCGGACGCGAGTTGACCGCGATATAGAAACAGAAGTAACCGCAACAATTGCTAGAGCAAGGTTGTTAGAAATAAAAGTTATATTTAAACCGGTTCTGTTCATAAGTTAATTCTCTGCTTAATAAGCATGAACAAAGTTTTCTAATTATTATTTGATTTTGCAAGTGTTTTCTTAAAAAATTAAAACACCTTTCAATCCCTTATAAATTAAGAGATTATAAGGAATTAATAAAAATTACTTTTAAGAAGCAACATAGTATATCTATTATTTTACGTCGAATAGCTTCTAAATTTATCTTTTTATTAATTAACTTTGTTGCAAACAAAATCACTCATTTCCCAGTGATGATTATACCTTCTATTTTCCTAAATAAGAGGATTACAGACACAAAATAGAGTCAATAAATAAGTAATTCTTACTTGTTTTACTCCCCCCTAATTCAAATACTATCTTATCGCATTCTCATTCCATATGAATGAATAATAACTACATAGTAAGTCCATAGTGAGTCCATTAAAAACGCTGTTTTAATGGACTCACTATGGACTCACCCAAACCAAAAGTCAAAAAAAAACCTATCCGATACCTTATGTTATAAGATATTGGATAGGCCCTAAATCGTATATATCAATGTATTTAGTAGCTAATCAAGCTCT is a window of Myroides oncorhynchi DNA encoding:
- a CDS encoding GNAT family N-acetyltransferase; translated protein: MNSSQFIVIPANETHVGYAEQICEEMAQSALARGTGIARRKPEYVANKMVEGKAVIALHVDGTWAGFCYIETWSHGDYVANSGLIVNPVFRKEGLAKAIKKCVFDLSRTKYPKAKIFGLTTGFAVMKINSDLGYEPVPYSELTQDETFWKGCESCVNFQILQSKEKKNCLCTAMLWNPEDKEKELRNKIDQKTKAKERLKNMQKKVSLLKRLQLQLKKTVKKTNLF
- the argC gene encoding N-acetyl-gamma-glutamyl-phosphate reductase, whose amino-acid sequence is MQEIKVGIVGGAGYTGGELLRLLLPHPAVEIAFVHSNSSAGKPVYDVHSDLFGDTDLHFTNVLMDDIDVLFLCMGHGDSKVFLAENKIDKEIKIIDLSQDFRLKETAGEFVYGLPELNKEKIKKAHYIANPGCFATALQLALLPLADAGKLPESVYINALTGSTGAGQSLSSTSHFSWRANNVSVYKAFTHQHLNEIGESLVQLQLDYVKNIKFIPERGDFARGIFASVMFESTLSVEELYAMYTNYYAPHPFTHVSKKGIDLKQVVNTNKCLVSIVKEGNDVLITSAIDNLLKGASGQAVQNMNLLFGLEENTGLQLKASAF
- the argG gene encoding argininosuccinate synthase: MNNKKVVLAFSGGLDTSFCVIYLKEELGYEVHSVAVNTGGFDAEEVKAIEERAFALGVASHKTIDETEDYYNDSVKYLIFGNVLKNATYPLSVSAERVCQATAIANYAKKIGAEAVAHGSTGAGNDQVRFDMIFNILVPNVQIITPIRDLKLSREKEIAFLQKHGVEINAEKAKYSINKGLWGTSVGGKETLTSNLYLPEAAWPTPITKSTPETVEIEFEKGEPVALNGKKLKPTEVIQQLQDMAQPFGIGRDIHVGDTIIGIKGRVGFEAAGPIILVKAHHTLEKHTLTKWQLSWKEQLASFYGNYLHEGQFHDPVMRDMEAFLTSTQQTVSGKVIVELHPHRFVVIGIESAHDLMSNKFGSYGEMNNAWSGEDVKGFSKIFGNQVMIWHKVNNQDQE
- a CDS encoding aspartate aminotransferase family protein codes for the protein MMKLYDVYPLNPIEIVRGQGSYVYDNKGQEYLDLYGGHAVISIGHTHPHYVKRVTDQLNKIGFYSNSIEIPLQQELAALLGEVAGLDKYQLFLCNSGAEANENALKLASFYNGKKKVIAFDKAFHGRTSLAVSATDNPKIVAPVNQTDNIVFLPFNDEQALETAFAAYGDEVTAVIIEAIQGVGGIKVATDSFLAKIKSLTTKYGAVFIADEVQCGYGRTGQFYGVNDGGVEADIYTMAKGMGNGFPIGAIAIGEQFKPWHGQLGTTFGGNHLACAAALSVLEVMKQDNLMANTAKVGNYLISELKKMDKIQEVRGKGLMIGIDLAPELKDVRKELLVKDHIFTGTASPNVIRLLPALNLTQVEADLFLDKFNSRLQQF